Part of the Citrobacter sp. Marseille-Q6884 genome, ATAGCATCGATCTGCTGAAATTTATTGAGCACAACCCGCGTATTTGCGGCGTAATATTTGACTGGGATGAGTACAGTCTGGATCTGTGTAGTGAGATCAACCAGCTAAATGAGTATCTCCCGCTCTACGCCTTTATAAATACCCATTCAACGATGGATGTCAGCGCGCACGATTTGCGCATGGCACTGTGGTTCTTTGAGTATGCGCTTGGTCAGTCCGATGACATTGCTACGCGCATTCGCCAGTACACCGCTGAATATCTTGATAATATTACGCCTCCTTTTACCAAGGCACTGTTTACCTATGTGAAGGAAGGCAAGTATACCTTCTGTACGCCAGGGCATATGGCGGGAACCGCGTACCAGAAAAGCCCTGTGGGCTGCCTGTTCTATGATTTTTTTGGCAGCAACACGTTGAAGGCTGATGTGTCTATATCAGTCACTGAACTGGGGTCGCTACTGGATCACACGGGCCCGCATCTTGAAGCCGAAGAGTATATCGCTCGTACCTTTGGCGCAGAGCAAAGCTATATGGTCACTAACGGCACATCAACCTCAAATAAGATTGTCGGTATGTATGCCGCTCCCACGGGAAGTACGCTGCTGATTGACCGTAACTGTCATAAATCGCTGGCACATTTGCTGATGATGAGCGATGTCGTGCCCATCTGGCTAAAACCGACGCGGAATGCGCTGGGGATCCTCGGTGGAATCCCTCGTAGAGAATTTACCCGTGAAAGAATTGAGCGCAAGGTGGCGGAAGCTCCACAGGCACAGTGGCCGGTACATGCGGTGATTACAAACTCGACTTACGACGGCCTGTTGTATAACACGAATTGGATTAAGCAGACGCTGGACGTGCCTTCAATTCATTTTGATTCAGCCTGGGTGCCTTATACCCATTTTCATCCGATATATCAGGGGAAAAGTGGCATGAGCGGTGAGCGGGTGCCGGGTAAGGTGATTTTTGAAACGCAGTCCACGCATAAGATGCTGGCGGCGTTGTCGCAGGCGTCTTTGATTCACATTAAAGGGGACTACGATGAAGACACCTTTAATGAAGCTTTCATGATGCACACTTCCACTTCACCGAGCTACCCGATTGTTGCCTCAATAGAAACGGCAGCGGCAATGTTGCGTGGCAATCCAGGCAAGCGGTTAATTAATCGCTCCGTGGAGCGTGCGCTGCATTTCCGTAAAGAAGTGCAGCGGTTGCGAGAAGAGTCGGATGGCTGGTTCTTTGATATCTGGCAACCGGAAAAAGTGGATGAAGCGGAATGCTGGCCGGTTGCGCCCGGGGAAGACTGGCACGGGTTTAGTGATGCTGATGCCGATCATATGTTCCTCGATCCAGTGAAAGTCACCATTCTGACGCCGGGAATGGATGAACAAGGCACGATGAGCGAAGAAGGGATCCCCGCTGCGCTGGTGGCGAAATTCCTGGATGAACGCGGTGTCGTGGTTGAGAAAACGGGGCCGTATAACCTGTTGTTTCTGTTCAGCATTGGGATCGATAAAACCCGTGCAATGGGATTACTGCGTGGGCTGACAGAATTCAAACGTTCCTACGATCTTAATTTGCGCGTTAAAAACATGCTGCCGGATCTGTATGCCGAGGATCCTGATTTTTATCGCAATATGCGTATTCAGGATCTGGC contains:
- the ldcC gene encoding lysine decarboxylase LdcC, which gives rise to MNIIAIMGPHGVFYKDEPIKELERALQQQGFQIIWPQNSIDLLKFIEHNPRICGVIFDWDEYSLDLCSEINQLNEYLPLYAFINTHSTMDVSAHDLRMALWFFEYALGQSDDIATRIRQYTAEYLDNITPPFTKALFTYVKEGKYTFCTPGHMAGTAYQKSPVGCLFYDFFGSNTLKADVSISVTELGSLLDHTGPHLEAEEYIARTFGAEQSYMVTNGTSTSNKIVGMYAAPTGSTLLIDRNCHKSLAHLLMMSDVVPIWLKPTRNALGILGGIPRREFTRERIERKVAEAPQAQWPVHAVITNSTYDGLLYNTNWIKQTLDVPSIHFDSAWVPYTHFHPIYQGKSGMSGERVPGKVIFETQSTHKMLAALSQASLIHIKGDYDEDTFNEAFMMHTSTSPSYPIVASIETAAAMLRGNPGKRLINRSVERALHFRKEVQRLREESDGWFFDIWQPEKVDEAECWPVAPGEDWHGFSDADADHMFLDPVKVTILTPGMDEQGTMSEEGIPAALVAKFLDERGVVVEKTGPYNLLFLFSIGIDKTRAMGLLRGLTEFKRSYDLNLRVKNMLPDLYAEDPDFYRNMRIQDLAQGIHKLIRQHDLSGLMLRAFDTLPEMKMTPHQAWQRQIKGEVETVTLDQLVGRVSANMILPYPPGVPLLMPGEMITEESRAVLDFLVMLCSVGHHYPGFETDIHGAKLGEDGVYRVRVLKMA